From one Dermacentor silvarum isolate Dsil-2018 chromosome 3, BIME_Dsil_1.4, whole genome shotgun sequence genomic stretch:
- the LOC119445209 gene encoding solute carrier organic anion transporter family member 4A1 — MIQSMFNLASCIMITPVSYHGGVGHKPVIMGIGALVVSAGSMVFASPHFLAPQYMVVDSGAADVCPQRGPGQCESSASSGVTTSANFFKYFFMAGHALHGVGSSPFFTLGVAYLDQNTPSASASIYMGIFYATSVLGPAMGFLLGGYFLSMYTDITADHSKLGMDSTSNNWVGAWWLGFFGASIVAFFTAFPIASFPRALPTAIERAKDLSRLQKEKRMQSLKQAPSTANAQAAPDAQTTPGSQAVPDVQATTPASQALSDAQATQDTQATPGSQATLDAKGAASAQRAPEPGVTSAPPDMQIASDENTGKEKRSFANHVKRLISNPTFVCLTLAASAETMIASGLTGFATKIFISMFGISSSRASSLLGIVSVPSACGGTLLGGYFITKLNVKSSTIVRYCVVLSFVPWFTIFVFMHSCPSNHRALVNLTSIATNVYGQKLTFGDLEHSCNAHCNCSRIGYDPVCGSDNFTYYSPCIAGCGDVRNFKSTKLYNQCTCVNGPTLFMAAEKKSNETGNYYMAKRDPCTTDCRLILVYAIAIFVALFFTFLLIVPALTALLRSLDEDIKSTGIGVNYVAIRLLGTIPGPILFGHLIDRSCVLWQGTCDGGSGACAVYENSAMGMNLFLIMLGVKSASIVFFFCASLSSNTEVRSSISAAPQPSCQPTPGVAPLADAAEDDAPCKQQGSGGSLNADTAGKEEAKEEGSDKMKVARSEPRDEAASKEDTVSRD; from the exons ATGATTCAGAGCATGTTCAACCTGGCGTCGTGCATCATGATAACGCCAGTGAGCTACCACGGGGGCGTCGGCCACAAGCCGGTCATAATGGGCATCGGCGCGCTCGTCGTGTCCGCCGGCTCGATGGTGTTCGCCTCCCCGCACTTCCTGGCGCCGCAATACATGGTGGTGGACAGCGGCGCCGCCGACGTGTGCCCACAGCGAGGTCCGGGACAGTGCGAATCCTCGGCATCGTCCGGCGTCACCACCAGCGCCAACTTCTTCAAGTACTTCTTCATG GCGGGGCATGCGCTGCATGGCGTCGGCTCGTCGCCATTTTTCACCCTAGGCGTGGCTTACCTGGACCAAAACACGCCATCGGCCAGCGCATCTATTTATATGG GTATTTTTTATGCCACATCCGTCCTGGGACCCGCCATGGGATTCCTCCTTGGCGGGTACTTCCTTTCAATGTACACGGACATAACCGCCGATCACTCAAA gCTGGGCATGGACTCAACAAGTAACAACTGGGTGGGCGCTTGGTGGCTTGGCTTCTTCGGTGCCTCCATTGTCGCTTTCTTCACTGCCTTTCCCATCGCCAGCTTTCCAAGGGCGCTACCGA CCGCCATAGAACGGGCGAAAGATCTGTCGAGGCTGCAAAAGGAGAAGCGGATGCAATCCCTGAAGCAAGCGCCGAGCACAGCCAATGCGCAAGCTGCGCCGGACGCCCAGACTACACCGGGTTCGCAGGCAGTGCCAGATGTCCAGGCTACTACGCCGGCCTCCCAAGCTCTGTCTGATGCCCAGGCTACTCAGGACACCCAGGCTACTCCGGGCTCGCAGGCTACGCTGGATGCCAAAGGCGCGGCAAGCGCACAGAGAGCACCAGAACCCGGTGTCACGAGTGCCCCGCCCGATATGCAGATCGCGTCGGATGAGAATACCGGGAAGGAGAAGAGGAGCTTCGCCAACCACGTCAAGAGGCTCATATCCAACCCGACCTTCGTCTGTCTCACGCTCGCCGCGAGCGCTGAAA CAATGATCGCGTCAGGACTCACCGGATTCGCAACAAAGATCTTCATCTCCATGTTTGGCATCTCGTCAAGCCGGGCTTCCAGCCTTCTAG GCATTGTATCAGTACCGAGTGCTTGCGGCGGAACTCTACTGGGAGGCTACTTCATAACGAAGCTGAACGTCAAGTCGTCCACGATCGTGCGCTACTGCGTCGTGCTGTCATTCGTACCATGGTTCACAATCTTTGTCTTCATGCACTCCTGCCCCAGCAACCATAGGGCACTTGTCAACCTCACCTCTATTGCTACCAATGTCTACGG CCAGAAGCTCACCTTCGGCGATCTCGAGCACAGCTGTAACGCGCACTGCAACTGCTCGCGCATCGGTTACGACCCGGTGTGTGGGAGCGACAACTTCACCTACTACTCGCCCTGCATTGCCGGGTGCGGTGACGTGAGAAACTTCAAGAGTACTAAG CTGTACAACCAGTGCACGTGTGTGAACGGTCCGACGCTGTTCATGGCCGCCGAGAAAAAGAGCAACGAGACGGGCAACTACTACATGGCCAAGCGTGACCCGTGTACCACTGACTGCCGCCTCATCTTGGTCTACGCGATCGCCATATTTGTCGCGCTCTTCTTCACTTTCCTGCTCATCGTGCCCGCCCTTACGGCGCTGCTACGCTCGCTCGACGAGGACATCAAGTCCACCGGCATCGGCGTCAACTACGTCGCCATCAGACTCTTGG GCACCATCCCGGGCCCGATATTGTTCGGTCACCTTATCGACCGCAGCTGCGTTCTGTGGCAAGGCACATGCGATGGTGGCTCGGGCGCCTGCGCCGTCTACGAGAACTCGGCCATGGGCATGAACCTGTTCCTCATCATGTTGGGCGTCAAGTCGGCGTCCATAGTGTTCTTCTTTTGCGCCTCACTTAGCAGCAACACGGAGGTACGCTCAAGCATTTCTGCAGCCCCGCA GCCATCTTGTCAACCGACGCCTGGAGTGGCGCCTCTAGCTGATGCGGCCGAAGACGACGCGCCCTGCAAGCAGCAAGGATCGGGTGGTTCTCTTAACGCGGACACCGCCGGCAAGGAGGAAGCTAAGGAAGAGGGCAGTGACAAGATGAAAGTGGCGCGCAGCGAACCCAGGGATGAAGCAGCGAGCAAGGAGGACACCGTCTCCAGGGACTGA